One window from the genome of Blautia faecicola encodes:
- a CDS encoding sodium ion-translocating decarboxylase subunit beta, producing MKKILGIVAGIVGIISVIVGVALKMNNNAIAIIGGADGPTSVFVAGKLNSVLVSILLIAIGVVMLIVAIIFYLKRKR from the coding sequence ATGAAAAAAATATTAGGAATCGTTGCTGGTATTGTTGGAATAATATCTGTTATTGTGGGTGTTGCATTGAAGATGAATAATAATGCTATTGCTATAATCGGAGGTGCAGATGGTCCTACCTCGGTATTTGTCGCAGGAAAGTTGAATAGTGTTCTTGTCAGCATCTTGCTTATTGCGATAGGTGTTGTGATGTTGATAGTAGCGATAATTTTTTATTTGAAGAGAAAAAGGTAA